Below is a window of Populus trichocarpa isolate Nisqually-1 chromosome 3, P.trichocarpa_v4.1, whole genome shotgun sequence DNA.
TTCTTTAGTGGAAGACAAGCGTCTGCAATCGAAGAAAGCAATTCATCGGAGATAAACGAATGTGAGAGATTAACTTCAGATAAATTTTTCGCAAACACAAATGATTCTTGAAAATACAGTTCAATAGAAGGGATTCCAATTCCATCCACcgaaatataattcaaattaatgcaTCTACGCATAACCGAACCAATTCCATTCTGGGTTATAAAATCACACTCACGAATCACTATTTCCCTTAACAACAAACAATTCTCCGATAAAAACTGAAGTGATTTATCAGAAATGAATTGGTTACCAGAAAGATCAATCTTAAGCAAACTCTTGAGCTTCATTGACAAGTGAATGATCCCTTCATCAGTTACAATCCCTGAAAAACGCTGCAGATCCAAGGACCCAATTGGATCAAAACGTGAATTATATTGCGGAAAACTAATATTAAGATCTTCAAGCAATGGAAACGAATTCCCAATTTCAAAAAGATGAGTATCTTGTAAACAATTCATTTCCGAGCAACTCAATTTCCTTAAATTTCTCATTCTCAGCCCCAACTCCCTCAAACCCATCAAGGGAAAGTGGTCTTGGCTAGAGAGAGTGAGGGATTCAAGGTCCAACCCTGAATTGGAGATTTGATGGAGAAGGAAATTGAGGTCTCCGTCGAACTCACGGATTTCAATTCCTTTGAGATTTGGGAATCTTTGGAAAAGATTTGGAAGGAAAGGGGATGTTTGGGAGGAGATTATTAAGGAACGACGGAGGTGATTGGTGATAGAGAGGAATTGGGTGGAGACTAGAGAGAGGGATTCGAAGTGACGGTGGTGGTCaaggaaattgaaaatcaattccCAGCATTCTGGTGGTAATTCAGTGGATCGATCTCTCATTTTGCTTGTGTGGATTTGAGAATTGGAAATTGGgatgagagaagaagaaaacgagAGATAGTGACTTGAAAGGAAAGTTGCTGGAGGAGAGAATCAGTGAGCTCCCCTCTTCAGAATATATAATGGAGCTTCAAGAACGATTAAccctttcttttcaaattcGAAAAGGTCCTTCAGCCCTCcgctccttctctctctctctctctctctcccccctctttaattattttgtattttgaacaCCTTAACactttctttttaagttttaaaaacaattattttaaattctatttttatataattattttactttacataataacataataattcAGATATTtacaaactcaataaaaaataaaaatattataagttcgctattataattattttaacattcaaaatatttttataaataaaatattataagttgacactattctttttttttcttttctttcttatttttaaaaaaatatgacaagCTACCCCTCtatatttattgtttcttttagccttgtaattttttttttttagtcttgttatttgttgtggttttaaaatataacatgtGAAAAGTCAcaactaaactaaaaaacatgatattaagTAATTGTTCTGTTTTGAAACCgcaataattatcaaaatactagcaaaaaaaatttaattttacgaTATATTGCAATTATCATGTTTTAGAATCGTGATATCCATAAATATTGCgattagaaaacacgacaagttAAAAcagtgttattttattttaaaaaaattatgttattctaccactatttttaatttaccatgctgatttttttttaaaaaaaaatgccttaTGCCATctccaataaattaaatcaaagccCTGAGATTAAGtagtgaaattaataaattgggtatcttaattttaaattagggTTCGTAGTTTAATATAAACACAAGAAGTAATCTTCATTTTAATTGGTCAATGAAGAGTATTTGTATCGTAGACCAGGTTACCTGTTAAACAAAACTATATCTTCTCATCGGTCGATTTCAAGAATGCACGTATGTCTTGAAGATATTgtatcttagatttttttaaaaaaaattcaaatgtcgGATTCAatccctatgtttttttttttctagaataacCCTTTGACTTCTTACGAACTCAACCCCAATgacttaattaagcttatttatttattttagaatgatCTGCCaagttaataaaacaatattgtttgaaAGTGAACAGACAATAcaacgattattttttttttagtttaatgtaggTGTTCGGGTTAAATTGTGcgcatctcgattaattttacgggccctaaagttaatgactatgtaagcctccagtgaccatcatatgagcaaacacagagctcgaacctgagaccacagaggaagcaaacctcttggtcccaaactcttactattgggccaccatctagatggttacaacgaccattttttattttattgggaggTGATCTCGATTGGAATTCAAAACCGATGATAAATAAACAGTATTAAAAAATCAGAACTCTTTGGACTGATTATTAAATTCAGAGCTTGTTAGGCAATGTTGCACAGTGCGTTctgaaagtttttaatttaattttttaatgcattattgttaaaaataaattttaaaaaataaaaaaaattatttaaataaatttttaaatataagtttttaaaaataattattattataataccaaacatatttttaatcaagCTCGCAAGTCAACTTGAGTAGTGGGGCATAACATGATTAAACCGAACTGGAATAATCATACTAAAATCTTGGGTAAACTTGTAATTTagtcaattaaatcaaattttgttattttaaaaaaataaaaaaaacataatttttagcccatgtttaaaaaaaaatgatcaatgaTCATGTCCCGAGCCTTGCCATGCAGTAACGGAGGCAGGGGGGCTGGCAGGGCCCCGGCCCCGGCCCGTACAAGGAAATGTTTTTCCACATTTCCCAGCCCCTTCCTTGTGACGTGAAGAGCATCGGAAATGTGCAAGGAAATGTCACGGCCCCCCTAATTATTTGTTCTTGCTCCGCCCCTGTTGCCATGGTCTATAGTTATAGCTGGGTCGGATTTGCATTTAGGCCATTGATTTGTAGAAAATTCCGAATTCTAATATTATCTTTcctgatgataataataataataataataataaatgcaaTCATGGACGTGGAAGTGCAGATTCTTAAGAACACGTGatctcattgatttttttcaaacactCGATGACTCGAATTTAGAAGACAAACTTTCTCTAATTTTTCGTCATCAGTACTTACTATTTTctgcttatttatttttttaacggaTCAATTCtagtataaagaaaaagaagaagcattcAGCTCTTCAATGGAAGAGCATTTGGCGGTTGTAGATGCTAAACTGGGTGCAGATTTTATGCAGCATCTGGTGCTGGCGGCACGTAAT
It encodes the following:
- the LOC7478290 gene encoding uncharacterized protein LOC7478290 codes for the protein MRDRSTELPPECWELIFNFLDHHRHFESLSLVSTQFLSITNHLRRSLIISSQTSPFLPNLFQRFPNLKGIEIREFDGDLNFLLHQISNSGLDLESLTLSSQDHFPLMGLRELGLRMRNLRKLSCSEMNCLQDTHLFEIGNSFPLLEDLNISFPQYNSRFDPIGSLDLQRFSGIVTDEGIIHLSMKLKSLLKIDLSGNQFISDKSLQFLSENCLLLREIVIRECDFITQNGIGSVMRRCINLNYISVDGIGIPSIELYFQESFVFAKNLSEVNLSHSFISDELLSSIADACLPLKKLTICHCYDFTFVGVSYLLYKYQFLEYLDLEGANFLTDESMIDLCEFLRKLTFINLSLCSKLTSLTFFMLVSNCSLLKDVKMERTNLGVEEFLVDFGINPCVMSLNLARNESLSDECIKKIAFCCPNLQELKISHCPTITEEGIREVLRSCGEIRHLEMNHCSGIKCLDIDFELPKLEVVQAEGPVLDDEALMMIAKRCHGLLQLDLEGCLNVTIKGVNGVVQSCMRLREINLKWCDNVKVDIIPRMVFSRPSLRKIIPPCRFIPTDKQNKFFLRHGCLVCKG